In Wenyingzhuangia fucanilytica, the following are encoded in one genomic region:
- the purB gene encoding adenylosuccinate lyase — MSLSNLNAISPIDGRYRGKVESLAAYYSEEALIKYRVKVEIEYFIALCEIPLPQLEDFNTNLYADLRKIYLNFTSADAQKIKDIEKVTNHDVKAVEYFIKEKFDALELQAFKEFIHFGLTSQDINNTAIPLSIKDMFDEVYDAELEAVVNKLKELAAEWNDVSMLARTHGQPASPTRLGKEIMVFVERIEQQITLLKQVPHAAKFGGATGNYNAHHVAYPNIDWKSFGTDFVENILGLHHSFPTTQIEHYDHMAAIFDAVKRINTIIIDLDRDVWTYVSNDYFKQKIKKGEVGSSAMPHKVNPIDFENSEGNLGIANAIFEHLAIKLPVSRLQRDLTDSTVLRNIGVPFGHTLIGFASTLKGLGKLLINRDAFAKDLENNWAVVAEAIQTILRREAYPNPYEALKGLTRVNEKITGTTIANFIDTLEVSDEIKAELKVITPANYTGI, encoded by the coding sequence ATGAGTTTATCAAATTTAAATGCCATCTCTCCTATTGATGGAAGATATAGAGGAAAAGTAGAATCTTTAGCTGCTTACTATTCTGAAGAAGCATTAATTAAATACAGAGTAAAAGTTGAAATTGAGTATTTTATTGCTTTATGTGAAATTCCTTTACCACAATTAGAGGACTTCAACACAAATTTATATGCAGATTTAAGAAAGATTTATCTAAACTTTACTTCTGCTGATGCTCAAAAAATTAAAGACATTGAAAAAGTAACCAACCACGATGTAAAAGCGGTTGAGTATTTTATTAAAGAAAAATTTGATGCTTTAGAGTTACAAGCATTTAAAGAATTTATCCACTTTGGATTAACTTCTCAAGATATTAACAACACTGCCATTCCTTTATCTATTAAAGATATGTTTGATGAAGTTTACGATGCTGAATTAGAAGCTGTAGTAAACAAGTTAAAAGAATTGGCTGCTGAGTGGAACGATGTTTCTATGTTAGCACGTACTCACGGACAACCTGCTTCTCCTACTCGTTTAGGAAAAGAAATTATGGTGTTTGTAGAACGTATTGAGCAACAAATTACTTTATTAAAACAAGTTCCTCATGCTGCAAAATTTGGTGGAGCTACAGGAAACTACAATGCACACCACGTAGCTTACCCAAACATCGATTGGAAATCTTTTGGAACTGACTTTGTAGAAAATATTTTAGGGTTACACCACTCTTTCCCTACAACTCAAATTGAGCACTATGACCACATGGCTGCTATTTTTGATGCTGTAAAAAGAATAAACACTATTATTATAGATTTAGATAGAGATGTTTGGACATATGTTTCTAACGACTATTTTAAACAAAAAATTAAAAAGGGAGAAGTAGGTTCATCTGCAATGCCACACAAGGTAAACCCTATTGATTTTGAAAACTCTGAAGGAAACTTAGGAATTGCAAACGCTATTTTTGAGCACTTGGCTATTAAATTACCTGTATCTAGATTACAACGTGATTTAACGGACTCTACTGTTTTAAGAAATATAGGGGTTCCTTTTGGTCACACTTTAATTGGTTTTGCTTCAACTTTAAAAGGTTTAGGTAAATTGTTAATTAACCGTGATGCTTTTGCTAAAGATTTAGAAAACAACTGGGCTGTAGTTGCAGAAGCTATTCAAACTATTTTACGTAGAGAAGCTTATCCAAATCCTTACGAAGCTTTAAAAGGATTGACTCGTGTTAACGAAAAAATCACTGGAACAACTATTGCTAACTTTATTGATACTTTAGAAGTTTCTGATGAAATTAAAGCTGAATTAAAAGTAATTACTCCAGCAAACTATACAGGAATCTAA
- a CDS encoding toxin-antitoxin system YwqK family antitoxin produces MYKKSVFFLLFCVPLFIFAQEFNKFDAQGKRHGFWEKRYDSGRVRYSGTFEHGKEVGEFLFYENKIINNYPSIRKYFDDKSDKAEVIFYDIYGKKKSEGMMMGKNRIGLWKYYDPQGKLILIEHYENNLLNGVRKVFYSNDSIAEVSEYKNGKLDGITARFSKDGIKLHEMTYQEGLLHGRSKFFEVNGDIKESGLYYKDYKVGKWDFYIKGEYMGYKEPNKQRDRPSDEAILASIDDKKEKPKEYPKLSDEEILENIERKKEKEYTYEKPTDEEILENIHRKKGEKKEYSKITDDEILKSIAAKMEAKIKEIKRIEDAEILKNIERKKAEEEKERIRKLTDEEILENIKRKQKENKK; encoded by the coding sequence ATGTATAAAAAAAGTGTATTCTTTTTATTGTTTTGTGTGCCTTTATTCATTTTTGCTCAAGAATTTAACAAATTTGATGCCCAAGGAAAGCGACATGGGTTTTGGGAAAAAAGATATGATTCTGGTAGAGTTCGCTATTCTGGAACTTTTGAACATGGAAAAGAAGTAGGGGAGTTTTTGTTTTATGAAAATAAAATCATCAACAATTATCCTAGCATTAGAAAGTATTTTGATGATAAATCAGATAAGGCCGAAGTTATTTTTTACGATATCTATGGTAAAAAGAAAAGCGAAGGGATGATGATGGGCAAAAATAGGATTGGTTTATGGAAATATTATGATCCTCAAGGAAAATTAATCCTGATAGAGCATTATGAAAACAATTTACTAAATGGTGTAAGAAAAGTGTTTTATAGTAATGACAGTATTGCTGAAGTTAGCGAATATAAAAATGGAAAGTTAGATGGAATTACGGCTCGTTTTTCTAAAGACGGTATTAAGTTGCACGAAATGACTTATCAAGAAGGTTTGTTACATGGTCGATCTAAGTTTTTTGAAGTGAATGGAGATATAAAAGAATCTGGTTTATACTACAAAGATTACAAAGTAGGAAAATGGGATTTTTATATCAAAGGTGAGTATATGGGGTATAAAGAGCCTAACAAACAAAGAGATCGCCCATCGGATGAAGCTATTTTAGCTAGTATTGATGATAAAAAAGAAAAACCAAAAGAGTATCCTAAACTTAGTGACGAAGAAATATTAGAAAATATTGAACGCAAAAAAGAAAAGGAATATACTTATGAAAAGCCAACTGATGAGGAGATACTAGAAAACATCCATCGTAAAAAAGGAGAGAAAAAAGAATATTCTAAAATTACAGATGATGAAATTCTTAAAAGTATTGCTGCAAAAATGGAAGCTAAAATAAAGGAGATTAAAAGAATAGAAGATGCTGAAATTTTAAAAAACATCGAAAGAAAAAAAGCCGAAGAAGAAAAAGAAAGGATTAGAAAATTAACCGATGAAGAGATTTTAGAAAACATCAAAAGAAAGCAAAAAGAAAATAAAAAATAA
- a CDS encoding M48 family metallopeptidase produces MKKIISLTLVTLMLVACSTVPITGRKRLNFVSDADVLPSSFAQYDAFLKENKLSTDKAKTQEIKAVGARISAAVDKFMRKNGMSAEADSYQWEFNLVQDDQLNAWCMPGGKVVFYTGILPVAKNTDGIAAIMGHEVAHAFAKHGQERMSSSQIQQYGAAAIEIGTGDAEAKTKEMWNIAYGVGSQLGMLKYSRTHETEADKLGLVFMIMAGYNGAEAVKVWERMSEIGGSAPPEFLSTHPSNTTRIGTLTSYLPEAKKLAAKYSN; encoded by the coding sequence ATGAAAAAAATAATATCATTAACCTTAGTAACATTAATGTTGGTTGCTTGTTCTACAGTGCCAATTACAGGAAGAAAACGTTTAAATTTTGTGTCTGATGCAGATGTATTGCCTTCAAGCTTTGCCCAATATGATGCTTTCTTAAAAGAGAATAAATTATCTACAGATAAAGCTAAAACTCAAGAAATTAAAGCGGTTGGAGCAAGGATTTCTGCTGCAGTAGATAAGTTTATGCGTAAAAATGGAATGAGTGCAGAAGCTGATAGTTATCAGTGGGAGTTTAATTTGGTACAAGATGATCAATTAAACGCATGGTGTATGCCAGGTGGTAAGGTTGTTTTTTATACTGGAATTTTACCTGTGGCAAAAAACACTGATGGAATTGCAGCTATTATGGGACATGAAGTTGCACATGCCTTTGCTAAACATGGTCAAGAACGTATGAGTTCTAGTCAAATTCAACAGTATGGAGCAGCAGCTATAGAAATTGGAACAGGAGATGCTGAAGCAAAAACAAAAGAAATGTGGAATATTGCTTATGGAGTTGGTTCTCAATTAGGAATGTTAAAATACAGTAGAACTCACGAAACGGAGGCTGATAAATTAGGATTGGTTTTTATGATTATGGCTGGTTATAATGGAGCTGAAGCTGTAAAAGTTTGGGAGCGTATGAGCGAAATTGGTGGATCTGCTCCTCCAGAATTTTTAAGTACTCACCCATCTAATACTACAAGAATAGGAACATTAACTAGTTATTTACCTGAGGCTAAAAAATTGGCAGCCAAATATAGTAACTAA
- the ffh gene encoding signal recognition particle protein, translating into MFNNLSDKLDKALHVLKGHGKITEVNVAETLKEVRRALLDADVNFKIAKEFTVRVKEKALGQNVLTTLNPGQLMVKLVKDELAELMGGETAGVNLTGTPTVILMAGLQGSGKTTFSGKLANYLKTKKNKQVLLVGADVYRPAAINQLQVVGEQIGIEVYAEVENKNPVEIAQNAIAHAKANGKNTVIIDTAGRLAIDEALMTEISNIHKAVNPQETLFVVDSMTGQDAVNTAKAFNDLLNFDGVVLTKLDGDTRGGAALTIKSVVNKPIKFIGTGEKMEAIDVFYPERMADRILGMGDVVSLVERAQEQYDEEEARKLQKKIAKDQFGFDDFLNQIQQIKKMGNMKDLVGMIPGAGKALKDVDIDDDAFKGIEAIIKSMTPLERTEPKVINASRKKRIAKGSGTSITEVNQLLKQFFQMSKMMKMMQGGGSRKMMQMMQGMKGGMPRM; encoded by the coding sequence ATGTTTAATAATTTATCAGATAAATTAGATAAAGCCTTACACGTTCTAAAAGGACACGGAAAAATAACAGAAGTAAATGTAGCAGAAACCTTAAAAGAGGTACGTAGAGCATTATTAGATGCCGATGTAAACTTTAAAATTGCTAAAGAATTTACTGTAAGAGTTAAAGAAAAAGCCCTTGGACAAAATGTATTAACTACATTAAACCCAGGTCAATTAATGGTAAAACTTGTTAAAGATGAGTTAGCCGAATTGATGGGTGGAGAAACTGCAGGTGTAAATTTAACAGGAACACCTACTGTAATTTTAATGGCTGGTTTACAAGGTTCTGGTAAAACTACTTTTTCTGGAAAATTAGCCAACTATTTAAAAACCAAAAAGAACAAACAAGTACTTTTGGTTGGAGCAGATGTTTATCGTCCTGCTGCCATCAATCAGCTACAAGTTGTTGGAGAACAAATAGGCATCGAAGTTTATGCTGAAGTTGAAAATAAAAACCCTGTAGAAATTGCACAAAATGCCATTGCACATGCAAAAGCAAATGGTAAAAACACAGTAATTATAGATACTGCTGGACGTTTAGCTATTGACGAGGCTTTAATGACAGAAATTTCTAACATCCATAAAGCTGTAAATCCACAAGAAACTCTTTTCGTAGTGGATTCTATGACTGGTCAAGATGCTGTAAACACAGCCAAAGCTTTTAATGACTTATTAAACTTTGATGGAGTTGTTTTAACAAAATTAGATGGTGATACTCGTGGTGGTGCTGCTTTAACTATTAAATCTGTAGTTAACAAGCCTATTAAGTTTATTGGTACTGGGGAAAAAATGGAAGCTATTGATGTTTTCTATCCAGAACGTATGGCCGATCGTATTTTGGGAATGGGAGACGTTGTTTCTTTAGTAGAACGTGCTCAAGAACAATACGATGAAGAAGAAGCTAGAAAATTACAAAAGAAAATTGCTAAAGATCAATTTGGTTTTGATGATTTCTTAAATCAGATTCAACAAATCAAAAAAATGGGTAACATGAAAGACTTGGTTGGGATGATACCAGGTGCAGGAAAAGCCCTAAAAGATGTTGATATTGATGATGATGCCTTTAAAGGAATAGAAGCCATTATTAAATCTATGACTCCTTTAGAAAGAACAGAGCCTAAAGTAATTAATGCCTCTAGAAAAAAGAGAATTGCCAAAGGATCTGGAACTAGTATTACTGAAGTAAACCAACTATTAAAGCAATTCTTCCAAATGAGCAAAATGATGAAGATGATGCAAGGTGGTGGTTCTAGAAAAATGATGCAGATGATGCAAGGGATGAAAGGTGGAATGCCGAGAATGTAA
- a CDS encoding bifunctional 5,10-methylenetetrahydrofolate dehydrogenase/5,10-methenyltetrahydrofolate cyclohydrolase, translating into MTILDGKKTSADIKAEIAEKVKELKAQGKKTPHLAAVIVGNDGASKTYVGAKVKACELVGFNSTLVELPEETTEAELLAKIEELNNNDAIDGYIVQLPLPKHIDEHKVLLAVDATKDVDGFHPTNVGRMALELPTFLPATPYGVMELLERYKVPTSGKNVVVIGRSHIVGRPMSILMSQKRAAGDATVTVAHSRTANLKELTLKADIIVVALGVAEFLTGDMVKDGVTIIDVGITRLDDSSKKSGFRLAGDVHFESVAPKASFITPVPGGVGPMTIAMLLKNTLLAGENRA; encoded by the coding sequence ATGACAATATTAGACGGTAAAAAAACCTCTGCAGACATCAAAGCTGAAATTGCAGAAAAAGTAAAAGAATTAAAAGCTCAAGGTAAAAAAACTCCTCATTTAGCAGCTGTAATTGTTGGGAATGATGGTGCTAGTAAAACCTACGTTGGAGCTAAAGTAAAAGCCTGTGAATTGGTTGGTTTTAACTCTACATTAGTAGAATTACCAGAAGAAACTACAGAAGCTGAATTATTAGCTAAAATAGAAGAGTTAAACAATAATGATGCTATTGACGGATATATCGTTCAATTACCATTGCCTAAACATATTGATGAACACAAAGTCTTATTAGCTGTTGATGCTACTAAAGACGTTGATGGTTTTCATCCAACAAATGTTGGTAGAATGGCTTTAGAATTACCTACTTTTTTACCTGCAACTCCTTATGGAGTAATGGAATTGTTAGAGCGTTATAAAGTTCCTACATCTGGTAAAAACGTTGTTGTTATTGGTCGTTCTCATATTGTAGGTAGACCTATGAGTATTTTAATGTCTCAAAAGAGAGCTGCTGGTGATGCTACTGTAACTGTTGCTCACTCTAGAACAGCAAACTTAAAAGAGTTAACCCTAAAGGCTGATATTATTGTAGTAGCATTAGGTGTAGCTGAATTTTTAACTGGAGATATGGTTAAAGATGGAGTTACTATTATTGATGTTGGAATTACTCGTTTAGATGATTCATCTAAAAAGAGTGGTTTCCGTTTGGCTGGAGACGTACATTTTGAATCTGTTGCTCCAAAAGCATCTTTCATTACTCCGGTTCCTGGAGGTGTTGGACCAATGACTATTGCTATGTTATTAAAGAATACTTTATTAGCTGGAGAAAATAGAGCTTAG
- a CDS encoding M1 family metallopeptidase, which translates to MCTILHAQNYTKQDSLRGSITPERAWWDVIDYTLDIHVFPKNKSIKGSNTITYKVLNTNKTLQIELQSPLVIDSILQNQQKLTYSKVGYSYFIHLIKTQKVNNTESLTIYYHGKPKEAENAPWNGGVVWSKDNNGNDFIATANQSIGSSIWWPCKDHPADEANSMQITVTCPNPLMDVSNGRNIKTTQNNNNTTSYTWKVTNPINNYGVSLNIAKYAHFSENYKGLKGNLDCNYYVLPENLTLAKTHFKDVPKMLKAFEYWFGPYPFYKDGYKLVETPYLGMEHQSCVAYGNKYLKGYLGYPMGTSEWGKKFDFIIIHESGHEWFANNITCKDVADLWIHEAFTSYAESIFLDYHYGTNAANEYVQGLKSSVKNDKPIIGTYHVHQEGSSDMYVKGSLMLHTLRQIINNDQQWRKILTGLNKEFYHQTVSGKQVIDYINKNTKIDLTSFFKQYLTTTQIPTLVTTQKKDCIYYTWENVVDDFKIPLKIYLNGKEKWIVPKEKQWKKIIGKYQQLKIDENFYVALKQL; encoded by the coding sequence ATGTGCACCATTTTACATGCACAAAATTACACCAAACAAGATAGTTTAAGAGGAAGTATTACTCCCGAAAGAGCTTGGTGGGATGTTATTGACTATACTTTAGATATACACGTTTTTCCAAAAAACAAAAGCATTAAAGGGAGCAACACTATTACATATAAAGTTTTAAACACAAATAAAACTTTACAAATAGAACTACAATCCCCTTTAGTGATTGATTCAATTCTACAAAATCAACAAAAACTAACATACTCCAAAGTTGGATACAGCTACTTTATTCATTTAATAAAAACACAAAAAGTAAACAATACCGAAAGCCTTACTATTTATTATCACGGAAAACCAAAAGAGGCAGAAAATGCTCCTTGGAACGGTGGTGTGGTATGGAGTAAAGATAATAATGGTAACGATTTTATTGCCACTGCTAATCAATCCATAGGTTCTAGTATTTGGTGGCCTTGTAAAGATCACCCTGCTGACGAGGCTAATAGCATGCAAATTACTGTTACTTGCCCCAACCCTTTGATGGATGTTTCTAACGGAAGAAACATCAAAACAACACAAAATAACAACAACACAACTTCTTATACTTGGAAAGTTACCAACCCTATTAACAATTATGGTGTTAGTTTAAATATTGCAAAATATGCTCATTTTAGCGAAAACTACAAAGGTCTTAAAGGGAATTTAGACTGTAATTACTATGTACTTCCAGAAAATTTAACCTTGGCTAAAACACATTTTAAAGATGTTCCTAAAATGTTAAAAGCTTTTGAATACTGGTTTGGCCCATATCCTTTTTATAAAGATGGCTACAAATTGGTTGAAACACCTTATTTAGGTATGGAACATCAAAGTTGTGTGGCCTATGGTAATAAATACTTAAAAGGTTATCTTGGTTATCCTATGGGAACTTCTGAATGGGGAAAAAAATTTGATTTCATAATTATACACGAATCAGGTCACGAGTGGTTTGCCAACAATATTACCTGTAAAGATGTTGCCGATTTATGGATTCATGAAGCTTTTACTTCTTATGCCGAAAGTATATTTCTTGATTATCATTATGGAACAAATGCCGCTAATGAATATGTACAGGGATTAAAATCTAGTGTTAAAAACGATAAACCTATTATAGGAACTTATCATGTACATCAAGAAGGAAGTTCTGATATGTATGTAAAAGGAAGTTTGATGTTACATACTTTACGTCAAATAATTAATAACGATCAACAGTGGAGAAAAATTTTAACAGGATTAAACAAAGAATTTTATCACCAAACGGTTAGTGGAAAACAAGTGATTGATTATATCAATAAAAACACAAAAATAGACCTCACTAGTTTTTTTAAACAATATTTAACCACTACCCAAATTCCTACACTGGTAACCACTCAAAAAAAAGATTGCATTTACTACACTTGGGAAAATGTAGTGGATGATTTTAAAATTCCTTTAAAAATTTATCTTAATGGAAAAGAAAAATGGATTGTTCCTAAAGAAAAACAATGGAAAAAAATAATTGGAAAATACCAACAACTAAAAATTGATGAAAATTTTTATGTGGCATTAAAACAACTTTAA
- a CDS encoding S8 family serine peptidase: MKKFVFLMFLCSSMLQAQEHAWVYFKDKPNAQIYLNNPLSFLSQRAIDRRDHQNISITTQDVPVEDSYVLSVKNSNGITVKATSKWLNAVHVFGSETDIANLQNLTSVDSIQFANKNLAVINTSTSKLSKVSKINKFDKEVSSVYNYGQATNQTEMLGVEKFHNTGIEGNSMQIAIIDAGFYGVNTASAFSHLLDNDESNGEILGGYDFVNNTSNFYTHTGTTHGTQVLSTIAAIKENEFVGTAPKAKFYLFVTEDAANETPLEESLWVQAAERADSLGVDIINTSLGYSEFDDSKYDYTYADMDGNTTFITRGANIAAEKGMVVVNSMGNSGNDTWHYLTAPADANNIIAVGAVDANEDIVGFSSFGPSADNRIKPETLAQGGSVFVVNENNQVGISHGTSFSGPIISGAVACLWEAYPNKTSLEIRQMVIENSKDYLNPTNQRGYGVLNISSLAPQLFLKNLFKEPPFYIVHSGISGDIEIRLMFKNDEVTIQVFSALGNFLADKKLTKRNDRLLIKSLSPGIYYIKYQYKGKSEVMTLFK, encoded by the coding sequence ATGAAAAAGTTTGTGTTTTTGATGTTTTTATGCTCAAGCATGTTACAGGCTCAAGAACACGCATGGGTTTATTTTAAAGACAAGCCTAATGCCCAAATATATCTAAATAATCCTTTAAGTTTTTTATCGCAACGAGCGATAGACCGTAGAGATCATCAAAATATTAGCATTACTACCCAAGATGTTCCTGTTGAGGATTCTTATGTTTTATCAGTGAAAAACAGTAACGGTATTACGGTAAAAGCAACATCAAAATGGTTAAATGCGGTTCATGTATTTGGTTCAGAAACGGATATTGCCAATCTTCAAAATTTAACATCGGTAGATAGCATTCAGTTTGCTAATAAAAATTTAGCTGTTATTAATACATCAACTTCTAAACTTAGCAAAGTTTCTAAAATAAATAAATTTGATAAAGAGGTTAGCTCTGTTTATAATTACGGACAAGCTACCAATCAAACAGAAATGTTAGGAGTAGAAAAGTTTCACAACACAGGAATTGAAGGTAATAGTATGCAAATAGCTATTATTGATGCAGGTTTTTACGGTGTAAATACTGCTAGTGCTTTTAGTCATTTATTGGATAATGATGAAAGTAATGGAGAAATTTTAGGAGGATATGATTTTGTAAATAATACTAGTAATTTTTATACCCATACAGGAACTACCCACGGAACACAAGTATTGTCTACCATTGCAGCCATTAAAGAAAACGAATTTGTAGGAACTGCGCCCAAAGCAAAATTTTATTTGTTTGTTACAGAAGATGCAGCAAACGAAACACCTTTAGAAGAGAGTTTATGGGTACAAGCGGCAGAGAGGGCAGATAGTTTGGGCGTTGATATTATTAACACTTCTTTAGGCTACAGTGAATTTGATGATAGTAAGTATGATTATACCTATGCCGATATGGATGGAAATACCACGTTTATTACTCGTGGAGCCAATATTGCTGCAGAAAAAGGAATGGTAGTCGTAAATTCTATGGGGAATTCTGGAAATGATACTTGGCATTATTTAACTGCTCCTGCGGATGCAAATAATATTATAGCAGTTGGTGCTGTAGATGCCAATGAAGATATTGTTGGGTTTTCTTCTTTTGGTCCTTCTGCAGATAATAGAATTAAACCAGAAACTTTGGCTCAAGGCGGTAGCGTTTTTGTTGTTAATGAAAATAATCAGGTGGGGATTTCTCACGGAACTTCTTTTTCAGGACCTATTATTTCCGGAGCGGTAGCTTGTTTATGGGAAGCATATCCAAATAAAACAAGTTTAGAGATTAGACAAATGGTTATAGAAAACTCAAAAGATTATTTAAACCCAACAAATCAAAGAGGGTATGGAGTTTTAAATATAAGTAGTTTGGCTCCTCAATTATTCTTAAAAAATCTTTTTAAAGAACCTCCTTTTTATATTGTTCATAGTGGTATTTCGGGAGATATTGAAATAAGATTAATGTTTAAGAATGACGAAGTTACCATTCAGGTATTTTCTGCATTAGGTAATTTTTTAGCTGATAAAAAATTAACAAAAAGGAATGATAGGTTATTGATAAAAAGTTTATCACCAGGTATTTATTATATAAAATATCAATATAAAGGTAAAAGTGAAGTCATGACTTTATTTAAATAA
- the msrB gene encoding peptide-methionine (R)-S-oxide reductase MsrB, with translation MKLKLSLFTLLAVFCISSISAQTKIIKTDAEWKKILSPAEYHILREKGTEYAFSGKYDHFYEKGTYYCAGCNTPLFTSKSKFNSGSGWPSFDSHIGNNVGFHEDNKYGMKRTELTCNTCDGHLGHIFMDGPKKTTGKRYCINSLALKFKKSQ, from the coding sequence ATGAAATTAAAACTTAGCCTTTTTACCCTATTAGCCGTTTTTTGTATAAGTAGTATTTCTGCTCAGACAAAAATTATCAAAACAGATGCTGAATGGAAAAAAATACTTTCTCCTGCCGAATATCATATTCTAAGAGAAAAAGGAACTGAATATGCTTTCTCTGGTAAATACGATCATTTTTACGAAAAGGGTACCTATTATTGTGCAGGTTGTAACACTCCTTTGTTTACCTCAAAAAGTAAGTTTAACTCAGGTTCAGGATGGCCCTCTTTTGACAGTCACATTGGCAACAACGTTGGTTTTCACGAAGACAATAAATACGGAATGAAAAGAACAGAACTTACCTGTAATACTTGCGATGGGCATTTGGGGCATATCTTTATGGATGGACCTAAAAAAACAACAGGAAAAAGGTATTGTATAAACTCCTTAGCCTTAAAATTCAAAAAATCACAATAG
- the mnmA gene encoding tRNA 2-thiouridine(34) synthase MnmA has product MKRVVVGLSGGVDSSVAAYLLQQQGYEVIGLFMKNWHDDSVTISNECPWLEDSNDAMLVAEKLGIPFQVVDLSKEYQDRIVDYMFKEYELGRTPNPDVLCNREIKFDVFMKIALSLGADYVATGHYCRRGITQDTNGNEVYQLKAGVDNNKDQSYFLCQLSQEQLSKALFPIGELTKPEVREIAKELDLVTADKKDSQGLCFIGKVRLPEFLQQKLQPKEGVIVQVPNTFDGYTRKIPVFENKLEELAFHSQKYTYSVANGKIVGKHQGAHYFTKGQRKGLAVGGTQEPLFVIETDVNENVIYAGEGKNHPGLYRKVLFVSNEELHWIREDLALEIGDSMEVLARIRYRQPLEKATLYQVPNGMYVEFENPQSAIQEGQFVAWHLEDELLGSGVIA; this is encoded by the coding sequence ATGAAACGTGTAGTAGTTGGACTTTCAGGAGGAGTAGATAGTAGTGTAGCGGCGTATTTGTTGCAGCAACAGGGATACGAAGTGATTGGTTTGTTTATGAAAAACTGGCACGATGATTCTGTAACTATTTCAAACGAATGCCCTTGGTTAGAAGATAGTAACGATGCCATGCTAGTGGCAGAAAAATTGGGAATTCCTTTTCAGGTAGTAGATTTAAGTAAAGAGTACCAAGACCGTATTGTAGATTACATGTTTAAGGAATACGAATTAGGGAGAACACCAAACCCTGATGTACTTTGTAATCGTGAAATTAAGTTTGATGTGTTTATGAAAATAGCATTAAGCTTAGGGGCAGATTATGTAGCTACGGGACATTATTGCCGTAGAGGAATTACACAAGATACTAACGGAAATGAAGTATATCAATTAAAAGCAGGAGTTGATAATAATAAAGATCAATCTTACTTTTTGTGTCAATTATCCCAAGAACAATTGTCTAAAGCTTTGTTTCCTATTGGAGAATTAACCAAGCCAGAAGTAAGAGAAATTGCCAAAGAATTAGATTTGGTAACTGCAGATAAAAAAGATTCACAAGGGTTATGTTTTATTGGTAAAGTTCGTTTGCCAGAGTTTTTACAACAAAAATTACAGCCTAAAGAAGGAGTGATTGTTCAAGTTCCTAATACTTTTGATGGATACACAAGAAAAATTCCTGTATTTGAAAATAAGTTAGAAGAGTTGGCTTTTCACAGTCAAAAATACACCTACTCTGTTGCTAACGGAAAAATTGTAGGAAAGCACCAAGGAGCTCATTATTTTACCAAAGGTCAGCGTAAAGGGTTGGCTGTTGGAGGAACACAAGAGCCTTTGTTTGTGATTGAAACCGATGTAAACGAAAATGTTATTTATGCTGGTGAAGGAAAAAATCACCCAGGATTGTATAGAAAAGTATTATTTGTAAGTAACGAAGAATTACATTGGATTCGTGAAGATTTGGCATTAGAAATAGGCGATTCTATGGAAGTGTTGGCAAGAATTCGTTATCGTCAACCTTTAGAAAAAGCAACTTTGTATCAAGTGCCAAACGGAATGTATGTGGAATTTGAAAATCCACAATCTGCCATTCAAGAAGGACAATTTGTGGCTTGGCATTTAGAAGATGAACTTTTAGGATCGGGAGTAATTGCGTAA